GTTTGGGGTAATCAAGAAAAGTTCCTTGAAGACGGTGTCATTTAATTTGATCCTTAAAGAATGGGTATGATTTCAATACGTGCAGATGTAGGAAGGATCAGAGTTTTTCAGGAAAGATGTCGGAAAAgagtagcctttttttttttatcttattcttcAAATATACTGTATTTGCCCTTGTGCATCTTGCCCTCCTCCTTTTTATTGACCGGTGATTAAACCCAGGCCTTCTGCATGACAGTcagatgctctaccacagagctacacctccaggccccctttttttccttttaactcaaCATGacttttgagaattattttaatacatatcaatttcattcattttaactgCTTGTGAGTTCCATTGTATAATTAATCGCAGTTTGTTCCCTACTGATGGGTAGTTAGTTGTTGccatattgtttttccttttattgcagCACTGCAGGTGTCATTCTTAAATGTATTtgataccctttttttttttttttggtgccagggattgaactcaggggcacttaaccacactCCCAACCCTttaacccttttttgtattttatttagagacagggtgacactgagttgctcagaaaactggctaaattgctgaggatgactttgaactctcagtcctcctgcctcagcctctcaaatggCTGGATCACatgagtgtgccaccatgcccgctATTTGATACATTTATGCAAAAATTTCCTTAGGGAGGAGTGTCTAGAAGTTAGTCATCAATTTTACTACCTGTTACCAATTGCTCTCCAAAGTTATAAGAGcttcatagtttttatttccaATATGTTCGTCCACACTTGATtgtatcagatttttttttctttgtagtggggattgaatccaggggcactttactgctgagctatgtgcccaacctttaattttttttattttgatacagagtctcactgagttgcttagggcctcattaaatttctaaggctggcctcagacttgtgttcctcttgtgtcagcctcccaagctgctaggatttcaggcatgcattACTGTGCCCAGCTTCCAGGCTTGTCTTGAACTCCTGGGATCAGTTAATCCTACCTCAGTCTTCAgattgattactttttaaaaaaaaattttttttatttgttctatttagttataaaCCTGACTGGttaccatatatatatgtgtgtgtgtgtatatatttatttatatatttgtgtgtgtgtgtatacatatatatatatttgagggtttttttggttttggggggatggggtgtgttggggattaaacccaggacctcatgcataataggcaagcactctacctttgACCTACATCCCAAGTCcctaatttatttaaatctttgctCTTTGATACAAAAACCTTCCTCTTGCCctctccattttattcttcattagaATTGTCTTAGTTCTTTTGACCTCCTAGTCTTCCATATGATTTTAGAAACAGCCTGGGAATAACTTTGAATGGAATTGCACTGCAATTATAGATTGTACATTTATAGGATAATTCAGGCACAGTTGCGGTCTTCTCATCCTTGAACATgatatatttctccatttatgtaGAGCTTTTATATCTttgaataaaatgatatttttcctcCTAAAGGCATTATGTTGCTTGTTGAAGTTATTCCTTGTTATAGAGTAGTTGCCAATGTAAATGGTATTTTCtaattatatgtaattatgcacaaatacactttttttttttttttttttgctatgctggagattgaacccagggccttgtacttgcaaggcaagcactctaccaactgagctatattccccagcccaAATACGCTTATTTTTATatacaggattttattttttaaatatttttttaattgtcagtggacctttatttgtaaatatgtggtgctgagcatcgaacccagtgccttacatatgctaggcaagggctctaccagtgagccacaacccctgcccctaTACAGgattttaattcagaatttttcctgaattgttttttgggtttttttgttttgttttgttttgtttttttggtaggGGTTGTTTGATTTTTCTGGTACTGTgctttgaactcaggggcacttaaccactgagccacatccccagcctctttttgtattttatttagagatggggttttgctgagttgcttagggccttgttaagttgcctagattgactttgaactcacaatcctcctgcctcagcctccccaatctctgggattacaggcgagctctaccatgcccagcttcctgaATTGTTTAGCTTGACTCATTATCTACAATTTTTGCATAGACAATCATAGTTTACAAATTAGGGaagtttcttccttttcagtcCTTATCATTTatgtattgttttattattaccCAAATTAGACTCATAATACAGTGTTAACTAGAAAGCATAATAGGGACAACATAAGGATGCCTACTGTTTGTTCATTTAAGAAATAGATCTtgactggagttgtggttcagaggtagagtgcttgcccagcatgtgttcgattctcagcaccacatataaataaatgaataaaataaaggtctatcaacatcaaaaaaaattttttttttaaaaaatagatcttgCCAGGCACAATAActcctgcctataatcccagtgactcaggaggctgaggcaggaggatcacaagtttgaggccagcctggacaacttagtaagaatcttaaaataaaaagagttgggaatgtaACTTGTTGGTAGagctaggtttaatccccagtacaaaaaaaaaaaaaaaaaaattgttatgtgacttaaaaaaaatagcatatttctCCTCTTTCCCCTACTAATATTCTAAGTTTAAGCCATTCTTGAAATCCTAGGCTTACTTCTACTAGGTCAGGGTGttttagagttttgttttgttttttgtgtcttttaaagATTTGTGGGGagtatttttgtatgtatgttcATAAGTGAAATTCACCCAGAGTTTCCTTTGGTTATCAGGATTTGATCATCTTATAAAACAAGTTGGTTAGTTCTCACTCTCCTTCTGATCACTGGAATTGTATGTGTAAAAGAGATTActcttgtagattttttttttttttttttttggtgctggggatcgaacccagggtcttgtgcttgcaaggcaagcactctgccaactgagctatctccccagccctactcttGTAGATTTGATAgcacaaaagctaaaggaaagaAGGTGGAAATAGGTAATATTAGAATATTAGGTTGTGTGGTCATCTTTTTATAAAGGCTGCCATGGAATTTCCAAAGAGAACTAAAAGAATGTCCAagcaatattttagttttatattccCACTTAAATCATCCCAGCTGTGTCCTGGGCACTGTTACAATAATTTGTTTAAGGTTATAATTGAGGTGGAATAGCATGAATTTGTGGTGggaatgaagtttttttttcctactggtTCACTGCTCACCTTCCTCCATTTAATTATACCCAAGGTAAGCCTCGTTGTCATTACAGTATTCACAAGAATGTTTTCCTATGACTTGACCTTTGTTGGAAAGCACCATTAGATGAATAGGAGTTTGGGTATTGGTTCTCTCCTGCTTCAACCCTTGTCTACCAGGAATTCAGGGCTCTACCTACAAAGGTCAAGGGTTGAAGGACATTGGGGAAGATTATTGAAACATAATAAGTTATCTCTCTTGCCCAGGTGAGATTTCAATGGAGAAGGTAAAGGTAAAGCGATATGTATCTGGAAAGAGACCAGACTATGCTCCTATGGAGTCTTCAGATGAGGAGGATGAAGAATTTCAATTCATTAAGAAAGCCAAAGAACAAGAAGCAGAAccggaggaacaggaggaggattCATCTAGTGATCCCCGGCTGCGTCGTTTACAGAACCGAATTAGTGAAGATGTGGAAGAGAGGTAATGACTAAGGTTATGTTTCCCTGGATCTGAACCTCTGCAGGTTAATTAATAATATCACTATTAGCTAATACTTGAATAATATTTATATGTGCCAATTATGCTGTTCCAAGTAGATTATATTTCCTAATTCTTGTAATCCACACAATAACTTATGagattatccttattttacaaatgaggaaactgaagcacaaaggAGTTAGGAAAGTACATGACCAAAGATGCACAACCAGTAAGTGGCAGCTTCAGAAAACAGCAGGTAACTTCTGACCTAAggatcttaaatttttttttttttttttttttttgtggtgctgggactcGAACCcgcggccttgtgcttgcaaggcaagcactttaccaactgagctatctccccagcccgatctTAATTAACTCATTAACGAAATAGAAAAGGGATAccaagaggctggggagatagcactATGGTAGAGAGCTTACCTCATATGGaggaagtcctgggttccatcctatcacctcaaagaaaaaagagaggggTGATTGTTGATTCATTACAGGGAGTCTTTTTATCATgaagatgttttataaaatttgagaaattgtTTGTATTCATCTACTTATTCCCCAGTGAGAGAAAATGACACTGATGAAGTAGGAAAAAAGACCTAATAAGTGGTCTCGTGTTAGGAAGAGAGCCTCCCAGTGAGGGTTTTTGTGTGGAGACATTACCTTACAGAGGCCAGAGATCCTGAACTCTCACTGTTCATATTTGTCTCAGAATTTGTCACAGCCACCACAAAACTATTTCACTAAGATAGTGTGTCATTGAATACAGTATGATTTAATGTTGAAAACTGAACTACCCTGAGCTATTAAAAATGTCCCTCTGTTGCCCTGTGAGTTTGCTGTGGCACCCCAGAAGGATGCCTGAACACATTTAGTGTTTTAGGCCCAACTTGACTATTTGCTCTGACCTTCTGGTATAGTTTCTTTAATCTGTACCTCAGTTTTTACATCTCAAAGACATTAGTATTAAAGAATACAAGTCAGGTTGCACTGTAACTAAGAAAATGTGGtggattttccttcatttttgtgaCATTAGTGATACACTTGGAGATCCTGTTTTTCAGATTGGCCCGACATAGGAAAATAGTAGAACCTGAAGTGGTAGGAGAAAGTGACTCAGAAGTAGAAGGAGATGCTTGGCGCATGGAACGAGAAGACAGcagtgaagaagaggaggaagaaattgATGATGAGGTGTGATAAAGGAAAACGGGAGGtttttccctttacttttttttttttttggtagtggggattgaacccagaggcactttaccactaagctatatccccagtcctttttattttttaatctgaggCAGGGTTttactaggttgctgaggctggcctctaacttgtgatcctcatgcctcagcctcccaagttgctaggattataggcatgtgccaccatgcctggtgccaGTACTCATTTGCTGAAGCCATAAAGGCTATGATGACTGCTTTTGGCAGAACTCTAATAAGTGTTTCTTGTTTATTAAGAGATAAGATTGAAAATAAAgtgtttctaaatttcatttactTAGAATTTGTTGAGCTTgatgagacaaaaataaaaagccatCCTAGGTGTAGCCTAGAGATACAGcttgtgcttagcatgtgcaagactgggttcaatccctaacaccaaaaaaaaaaagaagaagaagaagaaaataaacagccATTATAGACCATTTGAATAGCTAACTTAGATGCATGCTTTGATAGGAAATAGAGCGGCGCCGTGGCATGATGCGTCAACGAGCGCaggagagaaaaaatgaagagatggAAGTCATGGAGGTGGAAGATGAAGGACGTTCTGGGGAGGAGTCCGAATCAGAGTCTGAGTATGAAGAGTACACAGACAGTGAAGATGAAATGGAGCCTCGCCTTAAGCCAGTCTTCATTCGAAAGTAAGTGTCTCTCAAAACAGTTCAGAGTTTACATAGTCACTTCTTTCTAGGTCTGACAGTAAAAACCTCCTTTTTATCCATGTTCTTCTGAATCTAAACACTAAGTTTAAAGTATTTAGCCCAATGCCCTGCCCTGCAATGTAGATGTTGAGGAGTAGCTTGGTGTTAGCAGGATTCCAGTTAAGAAGCACTTATCTGCCCAAGTTTGTATATTTTAAGCATGAAATTAAACTTAAAGAACAAATTCCTATTTCCTATTGGCTAGAAATCGTATTACTTATAATCCAGTAGGCTCCTTGTTATCTGGGCAAATCTCAAGCATGAACATAATTTTAGTGCACTACAGATCTGTAATGAGTCCTCTGTTTTTGTCCATTTGCACATAATAGGGCCAAAAGGTTGTTTGACTTTATCAGATTTGGATGGGACTAGATCTAGGGGAACTAAGAGCTCGACTCTAAGGACTTTGGGCAATTAACAGGACCTCTGTGATGCAGGAAGGATCGAGTGACAGTTCAAGAACGTGAGGCTGAAGCATTGAAACAGAAAGAGCTAGAGCAGGAAGCAAAGCGCATGGCTGAAGAGAGGCGAAAGTACACACTGAAGGTACTGGGAGTGGTTTTTAGGATTGAGTGCAAAGAGTGGTGTAATTAGGTTTGTTTGATGATAAGGAAGTACATAGCTGAATTGTTTTCCTTACCCAGATTGTAGAAGAGGAGACAAAGAAAGAACTGGAGGAGAACAAGCGTTCTCTGGCTGCACTGGATGCACTCAATACTGATGATGAAAATGATGAAGAGGAATATGAGGCATGGAAAGTTCGGGAGCTAAAAAGAATCAAGAGGGATAGAGAGGACCGAGAAGCGTGAGTAATAGGATTGGGCCTAGGGTTAATGCTGCTAATGGGACAGGTTTCTAGTACTTAGTACAGTAGCTCTGAGGCCCATcacctctgggttccattcttggttttggttttttgatactgtggattaaacccagacaggctttaccactgagccacatccccagccctttttatttatttacttttttgagacagagtctcactgagttgcttagggcctcacttaggtgctgaggctggcctcaagcttgtgatcctcctccttggccccctgagtcactgggattacagatgtgtaccaccatgctcagcttttggtttggttttgttgttttgtgccctggggattgaacccaggaccttaagcGTGCTAGACAAGTGGCTcactctactgagctacatcctcagaggattcttggttgggttttttttgggggggtttccTTGGGGGTCTTTTGTGtttattgttttggtttgtttttagcaaaataacaggatttattagagtaatagaaatCAGAACTCCCAAAAAGGGAGGGGTTCCAAGAGAGGGTTGCCAATGGATGGCTACTATCTATGGGTTTATATGGATCTGTAGGTTTAAGGAAGTCAGCCCCCTGCCCAATCCCCCAGGCAAGGCACTCAGTGTCCACTAGGCATTCCTGTAGTCTTTAATCCAATCAAAATTTCGATCAcatgtttttccttctttggtgAGGCTGTGAACTCCAGGTCATGTATGTcctgatttaaaaatcttttgcaaGTTTCTCAGCAAAAACCTGTAGCTTCAGTTTGTGCTCTGCTGCCCAAGAAGTCACCCAGGGGCCCATTGCACAgtgttctctcttcctcctgactTCCAGCAGCACCCCTTATAGAAAGTGCCCCATTTACCAGAGACGGCATTAAAAGGATCCTTTGTTAGATCCATGGGAAGACCTTTAAATCATTCTAGAAAAAGCCAATTAGACCTTTTAAGTAAtttttggtaagtttttttttcaaCTGGCTTTGAGTTATAAGAATGGAAACAAACATTTGGGTGAATTGATAAAGGATGAGAACTAGTCATTAAGGTCTGTTGAGCCTGTGCAGTGgtactcacctataatcccacaacttggaaggctgagacaggagcatagCAATTTCCAGGTTAGCCTTGGCAATATagtaaaaccctatctcaaaataagaatttcaggctgcatttttttttacagtgtgCGTTCTTCGTTTTTTTTTTAGGGTTCTTAGAGCTGGATGAGTTTCCCAAATTTGGATTGTGAGTTTCTCTTTTTGCAGTGATATCAGGGAAGAGAAACATAATTTTGTCCACGTTTCTGTGATAGAGTTCCAGCTAGTACtcagtttatttttaagacaCAAAAGTTATTCTTGTTGCACaaacagttctggaggctagaaagcCTAAGGTTAAGGGACCTCATTTGTTGGGAGCTTTCTTACTGATGGGAACTCTGCAGAGTACCAAGGTGATACAGGACACCATGTGGCAAGACAGAACCTGGACCTCTCTGAAGCTAGATAAATGCTAATAAATAGTTTTGCTACCTGCCTAGGCTCGAAAAGGAGAAAGCAGAAATTGAACGCATGCGAAACCTGACTGAGGAAGAGAGGCGAGCTGAGCTTCGGGCAAATGGCAAAGTCATCACCAACAAAGCTGTCAAGGGCAAATACAAGTTTTTACAGAAGTACTATCACCGGGGTGCCTTCTTCATGGTAAGTGAAAAGGGCATCAGAAAATTGGGCAATAGGAATAACTCAGAATCCTTTTTCCCCTAGATTGAGAAAAAACTCCTGGAATGTTATTTGTACTTGCCAGCAGTCAACCTTCTCATTTGCTTTTTGCCTGAGAATATAAATCCAAAGAAAAGCATTAGCTACTGGGTTGTAGAAACAGCAGCAACAACTGTTTTGTTTTACCCTCAGCTcccagaaaaaggaaatgataaaatagaagaattaaggaaatgaaagagaaagtaatTAGGTTCCCCAAACCACTTAGAAATCATTatttcagccaggcatggtggtgcatgcctgtaatcccagtaacttaagaggctgaagcaggaggatcacaagttcaaagccagcatcagcaacttagcaaggcactgcctctaaataaaatatagataatgagtagctcagtggtatagcacttgcctagtacatgtgaggcattgggttccatcctcagcaccccataaaaataaataaaataatagtgtcatctacaactaaaaattttttaaatatctatatctatatttatatttatatttatatatataaaacagctgggggtgtaactcagtgagatcaatccccagtaccaaaaaataaaaaattgaaacactaattttaaaaaatttattaaaaagttaaaacaaattttaaaagcccACTTTTTCAAGTTCTATGTATCAAACCCTAAATATCCCCACCACTTCTAAAATTCCTGCCTTCACTGCAGATACTTGTAAAATTTTTGAACTTCAGAGGAGGTTTCCTTACCACCCCCCAAAATCAATTTCAGTTTATCTGTTAATCAGGAAGTGTTTTAAACACATAAAGTTTTCTAGTCAAAAGAGATGAATTACTTCTTGTACTGCTTCAAAGTCATGAAGTAGTTTTGCTTAAGCATTCAGCAGctttaataatgaaattttgcCAGGAGCAGTGACACAttcctataatcctagcaacacaggaggttgaaacaggaggattgtaagtttgaggtcagcctcagctacttagtgagacccagtctcaaaatttaaaaatggggggTGGAAaactggcaatgtagctcagtggtaaagcactcctgtgttcagtccccagtaaccaAAATAATCatcatatcatcatcatcatcaaactttttaaagaagCAGTACATTGTTGGCTAAAAAACGAGACaggcaggccatatagcccatctcgtagagtgcctgcctcacatgctggaggcccgggttcgagtccccagcactgtgggattgcggaaataacaaacaaaactgaTTCTGAGCCTCCAAACCTTCCATCgtctctctttaaaaaacaagacaGTCTTTTGATGTACATATTCAAATACTAACTCTTCTTATCTGCATAAGATTTGAAATTGAAATGGCTTCTGGGATtaatgagggatttttttttatttttttgaaatggtctaagttgcccaggctaggcttaaacttagaatcctcctatcttggtctcccaagttgctaggattacaggtgatGCACCCCATGCCTGGCACAAAAACTGTTCAATTGTCCTACCTTTAAACTGGGCCTTTCTGCTGGGCATTAGTGCAGACCTGCCCAGATCttagtgattcaggaggctaaagcaggaggatcgccaagttcaaggctagtctcagcaacttagaccctgtctcgaaataaaaagaactatgttgcttagtggtaaatctcccctgggttcaatcctcactacctaatgaataaacaaatatactGGGCCTTTCTGTAACTGAAAGGAAAAGGATATGCTGAAAGTGGTTAAAGGACTTAGCCTTTTAACCAGATAgggctaattttaattccttcaatatgtgtatttataatcTGTCACAATAATATAGTTTTACCAACATGTTGATTTTGAAACCATTCTCTGGTTGTGTTTTATTGTGTAGATAGCCCTTTGTCAATTCACTGTTAAAATCACCATTTAGCCatttgtggtggcacatgctaaGTCAAATATACACTATATCTTAAGGCTGAAAATACTGTGAGGGTTCTGAATAGGGAGATGTTATATTTGGTAGAATATTGGTAAGGAGGTAGTATTTAAGGTGTGTGGACTTTTTTAACATTCAGTGGTACAAAATATAAAGAGACCAGCAGGAGTGGAGATAGAAAATATCAGCTGTAAAGGTACATAAGGGCTATATATTTGACCTTGACTACACAGAGTAGTTGTGTTTAAGAAAGCCACTGAAGCTTTTGAGCAAGGCAGAGATAATGAGAGAATTGTGTTTTAGAACCACTAAATGGAGTGGTAGTAAGATTGATTGTAGGCAACTTAGCaacgctgtctcaaaatgaaaagcagctgaggatgtagctcatcACAGTACTGTTTCTCCAGTATTGAGGGGAGGGGGGAAAAGAATTTTAGGATTGAAGATATGAGACCTGTAGAGTTGAAGTCACATGAGCATAGCAAGTGCAAAAACTAGGCCAACCTTCAGTAAGTACCCACACTTAGAAAGGAGATGAATACAACAGGAAAGAGTATCATCTTTGCAACTAGGAATCTCTTGAAGAAAACCTCAATACcctgtttcctgtttctttgttgcAGTTTAATACATGTGAATGTATGGGAAATAAAATCACAAGACTGATAAGATTCTTTTTTAtaggatgaggatgaggaagtATACAAGAGAGATTTTAGTGCACCTACCTTGGaggatcatttcaacaaaacCATTCTTCCTAAAGTCATGCAGGTATGGGAAGTTTTGtcaacatgaaaagaaaaagtaacataTTGAGGGCTGGGACTGGGTCTTCGTGTTCAGTGGTATGATTCATCATCAATCTTTCCCTAGGTCAAGAACTTCGGACGTTCTGGTCGAACCAAATACACCCACCTTGTGGATCAAGATACTACCTCCTTCGACTCAGCATGGGGCCAAGAGAGTGCCCAGAACACAAAATTCTTTAAACAGAAGGCAGCTGGAGTACGAGATGTGTTTGAGCGACCCTCTGCCAAGAAGCGGAAAACTACCTAGAGTTCAACTATTTATTCCACCTGTGGGACACAAGGGGATGTCTCAGCATCTGGTCCTTGATATTCTTTTACCATTATTCACATGGTTCTTATATCCACCCTACTGGACTTACTGTCATACCTGTTACTGGGTAGTCCAGTCCTTGAAGGTGCTTTGTAAGGTTTGGACTCAAATCTGAGAAACCTACAGAAAAGCACTATCCAGGTAGGTTTATAGGCTTCCCATTTAATACTGTTTCCAAGAAATCTGAGGTTTCTCTGCTGTGGCTTCCCATATTTACTTGGGACTATTCAGTTTTCTTCCATCCACTTAGCTTGTGTCAGAAATGTGGGCATGTTAAGTGGAAAATGCATTACTTCTACCTTAGGGTTAGGAGTAGTGTACCAGGAATTTAAGCTCACTGAAAcctgttttgcatttttggtTGGAGTCAACTTTTCtaagtgaatatactttttatctttttgtgtgtatgtatgtcaagaaataaaagatacaCATCAGAATTTTTAGCATAATACTGGataataaaatgtacaatttgaCAAATATTAACTACctattaactaaaataaaagcaGGGAATTGTTAAGCAGAGGGTTTTCAGTTTGATCATCCCCTTTAATCTCAAACTCAGATACTAGGATTAGGTGTTAAGTAGCATCCACATTTATTCCATGAGTAAATAG
The Sciurus carolinensis chromosome 2, mSciCar1.2, whole genome shotgun sequence DNA segment above includes these coding regions:
- the Mfap1 gene encoding microfibrillar-associated protein 1, which encodes MSVPSALMKQPPIQSTAGAVPVRNEKGEISMEKVKVKRYVSGKRPDYAPMESSDEEDEEFQFIKKAKEQEAEPEEQEEDSSSDPRLRRLQNRISEDVEERLARHRKIVEPEVVGESDSEVEGDAWRMEREDSSEEEEEEIDDEEIERRRGMMRQRAQERKNEEMEVMEVEDEGRSGEESESESEYEEYTDSEDEMEPRLKPVFIRKKDRVTVQEREAEALKQKELEQEAKRMAEERRKYTLKIVEEETKKELEENKRSLAALDALNTDDENDEEEYEAWKVRELKRIKRDREDREALEKEKAEIERMRNLTEEERRAELRANGKVITNKAVKGKYKFLQKYYHRGAFFMDEDEEVYKRDFSAPTLEDHFNKTILPKVMQVKNFGRSGRTKYTHLVDQDTTSFDSAWGQESAQNTKFFKQKAAGVRDVFERPSAKKRKTT